One region of Chaetodon auriga isolate fChaAug3 chromosome 5, fChaAug3.hap1, whole genome shotgun sequence genomic DNA includes:
- the LOC143321127 gene encoding fatty acid-binding protein, liver-type-like: MSFAGKYQLESQENFEPFMKAIGVPEELIQKGKDLTSISEIEENGDNFKVTITTGTKVLTNSFTIGKEAEMETLTGEKIKAVVRREGNKLKVSLKGVESVTELVDANTIVNTMTLGGLVYKRTSKRM; the protein is encoded by the exons ATGTCTTTTGCTGGAAAGTACCAACTGGAGTCTCAGGAGAACTTTGAGCCTTTCATGAAGGCCATTG GTGTCCCTGAGGAACTCATCCAGAAAGGCAAAGACCTCACGAGTATCTCTGAGATTGAGGAGAATGGTGACAACTTCAAAGTGACGATCACCACCGGCACGAAGGTCCTTACCAACAGCTTCACCATCGGAAAGGAGGCAGAAATGGAGACCCTCACTGGAGAGAAGATCAAG GCGGTGGTTAGACGTGAAGGCAACAAGCTGAAGGTCTCCCTGAAGGGAGTTGAGTCCGTCACAGAACTGGTGGATGCGAACACGATTGTCAAT ACTATGACACTCGGTGGCCTTGTATACAAGAGGACGAGCAAACGTATGTAA
- the smyd1b gene encoding histone-lysine N-methyltransferase SMYD1b isoform X1 has translation MENVAIFDSPGKGRGLKATKEFWAGDVIFSEASISAVVFDSLAERICHSCFRRQDKLQRCGQCKFAHYCDRTCQRAGWAEHKQECGAIKAYGKAPNESIRLAARIMWRLDKEGSVVSDMQMTTLEELEDHVADMQEDELKEFKVDIHNFLDYWPRNSKQHTIDDISHVFGVVNCNGFTLSDQRGLQAVGVGLFPNLCLVNHDCWPNCTVILNHGNQSAVNTMFHSQRRIELRSLGKIAEGEELTVAYVDFLNLSEERQRLLKSQYFFDCTCDYCKDHIKDDLKLAGREVDGVKPSEEQVKEATDYCFQMLEKMDKARLNADYHEVVKICKECIEKTEPILADTHIYLLKMWSTLSEVQAYLQYFNDASEYSRKMVDGYIKLYHPNNAALGMAAMRAGVTHWQAGEIEVGHGMICKAYSILMVTHGPTHPITKDLEAMRMQTEMELRMFKQNEYVYHSMRDAALKNKPMTMMHEPKSMEEGIKNLFHRRK, from the exons ATGGAGAACGTGGCAATATTTGACTCACCTGGAAAGGGGAGGGGTCTGAAGGCTACCAAGGAGTTTTGGGCCGGAGATGTCATTTTTTCTGAGGCCAGTATATCAGCTGTTGTGTTTGACAG tctAGCAGAGCGTATTTGCCACAGCTGTTTCCGCAGACAAGACAAGCTCCAGAGGTGCGGCCAGTGCAAATTTGCTCATTACTGTGACCGAACCTGCCAGCGTGCCGGATGGGCCGAACACAAGCAAGAATGTGGTGCCATCAAAGCTTATGGCAAAGCACCGAATGAGAGCATCCG TTTGGCGGCCCGCATCATGTGGCGCCTTGACAAGGAGGGGAGTGTGGTGTCTGACATGCAGATGACCacgctggaggagctggaggaccaCGTAGCTGACATGCAAGAGGATGAGCTGAAGGAGTTCAAAGTGGACATCCACAACTTCCTGGACTACTGGCCACGTAACAGCAAGCAGCACACGATTGACGACATCTCACATGTTTTTGGAGTG GTTAACTGTAACGGTTTCACTTTGAGCGACCAGAGGGGCCTTCAGGCAGTAGGAGTTGGTCTTTTCCCAAATTTATGTTTAGTGAATCATGACTGCTGGCCAAACTGCACTGTGATCCTCAACCACGGCAA tcaATCGGCTGTGAATACTATGTTTCATTCTCAACGGAG GATTGAGCTGCGCTCTCTCGGTAAGAtcgcagagggagaggagctgaCAGTCGCATATGTGGACTTCTTGAATTTGTCAGAAGAGAGACAAAGGCTGCTGAAATCACAATACTTCTTCGACTGCACCTGTGATTACTGCAAGGACCACATCAAAGATGACTTGAAGTTGGCAGGAAGGGAAGTGGACGGAGTCAAG CCCTCAGAGGAGCAGGTGAAAGAGGCGACCGATTATTGCTTTCAAATGTTGGAGAAGATGGACAAGGCGCGGTTAAATGCTGACTACCATGAG gtgGTAAAAATCTGCAAGGAGTGCATCGAGAAAACAGAGCCGATTTTGGCTGACACTCACATCTACCTGCTGAAGATGTGGAGCACATTAAGTGAGGTGCAAGCTTACCTGCAGTACTTTAATGATGCTTCAGAATATTCCCGCAAAATGGTGGATGGATACAT CAAACTGTACCACCCCAACAATGCCGCTCTTGGTATGGCTGCTATGCGAGCAGGAGTGACTCACTGGCAGGCCGGGGAGATAGAGGTTGGCCACGGGATGATCTGCAAAGCCTATTCCATTCTCATGGTCACCCACGGTCCAACACATCCCATCACCAAGGACCTGGAG GCCATGCGCATGCAGACAGAAATGGAGCTGAGGATGTTCAAGCAGAATGAGTATGTTTACCACAGTATGAGAGATGCTGCTCTGAAGAACAAACCGATGACCATGATGCACGAACCCAAGTCCATGGAGGAGGGAATCAAGAATCTCTTCCACCGGAGGAAGTAA
- the smyd1b gene encoding histone-lysine N-methyltransferase SMYD1b isoform X2 gives MENVAIFDSPGKGRGLKATKEFWAGDVIFSEASISAVVFDSLAERICHSCFRRQDKLQRCGQCKFAHYCDRTCQRAGWAEHKQECGAIKAYGKAPNESIRLAARIMWRLDKEGSVVSDMQMTTLEELEDHVADMQEDELKEFKVDIHNFLDYWPRNSKQHTIDDISHVFGVVNCNGFTLSDQRGLQAVGVGLFPNLCLVNHDCWPNCTVILNHGKIELRSLGKIAEGEELTVAYVDFLNLSEERQRLLKSQYFFDCTCDYCKDHIKDDLKLAGREVDGVKPSEEQVKEATDYCFQMLEKMDKARLNADYHEVVKICKECIEKTEPILADTHIYLLKMWSTLSEVQAYLQYFNDASEYSRKMVDGYIKLYHPNNAALGMAAMRAGVTHWQAGEIEVGHGMICKAYSILMVTHGPTHPITKDLEAMRMQTEMELRMFKQNEYVYHSMRDAALKNKPMTMMHEPKSMEEGIKNLFHRRK, from the exons ATGGAGAACGTGGCAATATTTGACTCACCTGGAAAGGGGAGGGGTCTGAAGGCTACCAAGGAGTTTTGGGCCGGAGATGTCATTTTTTCTGAGGCCAGTATATCAGCTGTTGTGTTTGACAG tctAGCAGAGCGTATTTGCCACAGCTGTTTCCGCAGACAAGACAAGCTCCAGAGGTGCGGCCAGTGCAAATTTGCTCATTACTGTGACCGAACCTGCCAGCGTGCCGGATGGGCCGAACACAAGCAAGAATGTGGTGCCATCAAAGCTTATGGCAAAGCACCGAATGAGAGCATCCG TTTGGCGGCCCGCATCATGTGGCGCCTTGACAAGGAGGGGAGTGTGGTGTCTGACATGCAGATGACCacgctggaggagctggaggaccaCGTAGCTGACATGCAAGAGGATGAGCTGAAGGAGTTCAAAGTGGACATCCACAACTTCCTGGACTACTGGCCACGTAACAGCAAGCAGCACACGATTGACGACATCTCACATGTTTTTGGAGTG GTTAACTGTAACGGTTTCACTTTGAGCGACCAGAGGGGCCTTCAGGCAGTAGGAGTTGGTCTTTTCCCAAATTTATGTTTAGTGAATCATGACTGCTGGCCAAACTGCACTGTGATCCTCAACCACGGCAA GATTGAGCTGCGCTCTCTCGGTAAGAtcgcagagggagaggagctgaCAGTCGCATATGTGGACTTCTTGAATTTGTCAGAAGAGAGACAAAGGCTGCTGAAATCACAATACTTCTTCGACTGCACCTGTGATTACTGCAAGGACCACATCAAAGATGACTTGAAGTTGGCAGGAAGGGAAGTGGACGGAGTCAAG CCCTCAGAGGAGCAGGTGAAAGAGGCGACCGATTATTGCTTTCAAATGTTGGAGAAGATGGACAAGGCGCGGTTAAATGCTGACTACCATGAG gtgGTAAAAATCTGCAAGGAGTGCATCGAGAAAACAGAGCCGATTTTGGCTGACACTCACATCTACCTGCTGAAGATGTGGAGCACATTAAGTGAGGTGCAAGCTTACCTGCAGTACTTTAATGATGCTTCAGAATATTCCCGCAAAATGGTGGATGGATACAT CAAACTGTACCACCCCAACAATGCCGCTCTTGGTATGGCTGCTATGCGAGCAGGAGTGACTCACTGGCAGGCCGGGGAGATAGAGGTTGGCCACGGGATGATCTGCAAAGCCTATTCCATTCTCATGGTCACCCACGGTCCAACACATCCCATCACCAAGGACCTGGAG GCCATGCGCATGCAGACAGAAATGGAGCTGAGGATGTTCAAGCAGAATGAGTATGTTTACCACAGTATGAGAGATGCTGCTCTGAAGAACAAACCGATGACCATGATGCACGAACCCAAGTCCATGGAGGAGGGAATCAAGAATCTCTTCCACCGGAGGAAGTAA